From Pseudoalteromonas piratica:
ATCAGACCTGTGTGATCAGTTTGCTGATAGCATCGACGTACTAGAACCTTTATTTGTTAATTTTGCCGGTGCAACTGCATTTTCAGGACAAATAACTACCATTAAGTGTTTTGAAAATAATCAACTGATCCGCGAAGCATTGTCCCAAGATGGTACAGGTAAAGTGTTACTAATCGATGGTGGTGGCTCAACTCGCCGTGCATTAATTGATATCGAACTTGCAGAACTTGCGCTTGATAACAACTGGGAAGGCTTGGTTGTTTACGGCAGTGTGCGCCATGTTAGTGATTTAGAAGAGCTGGATATTGGTATTCAGGCTGTCGCATCAATTCCTGTTGCCGCAGACAGCGAAGGTTACGGCGAGTCAGGCGTACCTGTTAACTTTGCTGGCGTTTCGTTTTTTGATGGTGATTACATTTATGCTGACAGTACTGGTATTATTCTTTCAGCAGAAGAGCTATCAATTGATCTAGATGATGAATAACCTCACAATTTATACTGAACAAAGCATTTCAAATTTATGCCAATCACGCGCTGGCGAGCAGCGCGTTTGGCAATCCATTTCGTTTATCAATCAACAGCAATCCCTTTTTGATGCACTGACTGACGCTTCAGCATATGGTATCAAGTATGTTTTATTAGGGATCCCTGAAGATATTGGCCCGCGTGCAAATTTAGGCAATGGCGGCGCTGAATTAGGTTGGCAGGCATTTCTAGCAAAGTTTTTAAACTTGCAAGCTAATCAATTTATCGCCAGTAATAAAGTGTTACTACTTGGCGAGGTAGACTGCATTGATATTATGAAACGCGGCAAAGGTTTGAGTAACCAAGATCCTGTTGAACTTGACTCTTTGCGCTCACTTTGTGGTGAAATAGATGATATCGCCAGTCCTATCTTGAAAATGATATTCGATGCTGGATTAGAACCAATCGTAATTGGTGGTGGTCACAACAACTGCTACCCAATTATCAAAGCCTTAAGCGAAAGTACAGAGCAAGCGTGTTGCGCTATCAACTTGGACCCTCATGCCGACTTCAGAGCAATCGAAGGACGCCACAGTGGTAATGGTTTTAGTTATGCTTACCAGCAAAATTACCTGCGCGATTATCATGTTATTGCAATGCATGAATTAAAAAA
This genomic window contains:
- the rraA gene encoding ribonuclease E activity regulator RraA, whose amino-acid sequence is MEINTSDLCDQFADSIDVLEPLFVNFAGATAFSGQITTIKCFENNQLIREALSQDGTGKVLLIDGGGSTRRALIDIELAELALDNNWEGLVVYGSVRHVSDLEELDIGIQAVASIPVAADSEGYGESGVPVNFAGVSFFDGDYIYADSTGIILSAEELSIDLDDE
- a CDS encoding formimidoylglutamase; translation: MMNNLTIYTEQSISNLCQSRAGEQRVWQSISFINQQQSLFDALTDASAYGIKYVLLGIPEDIGPRANLGNGGAELGWQAFLAKFLNLQANQFIASNKVLLLGEVDCIDIMKRGKGLSNQDPVELDSLRSLCGEIDDIASPILKMIFDAGLEPIVIGGGHNNCYPIIKALSESTEQACCAINLDPHADFRAIEGRHSGNGFSYAYQQNYLRDYHVIAMHELKNNQAIIDGMHDAGFSFDSYQAIKVRQEISLNDANQAALARMQSYQLPMGIEVDVDSISYMPVSAFTNCGLAVYEAEQFVYQLALSPYTRYLHLCEAAPSEHANGVNQGSNEAGQILAALVASYLSGREA